From Delphinus delphis chromosome X, mDelDel1.2, whole genome shotgun sequence, a single genomic window includes:
- the DLG3 gene encoding disks large homolog 3 isoform X4 → MMNSSMSSGSGSLRTSEKRSLYVRALFDYDRTRDSCLPSQGLSFSYGDILHVINASDDEWWQARLVTPHGESEQIGVIPSKKRVEKKERARLKTVKFHARTGMIESNRSIKTKRKKSFRLSRKFPFYKSKENMAQESSVQEQGVTSNTSDSESSSKGQEDAILSYEPVTRQEIHYARPVIILGPMKDRVNDDLISEFPHKFGSCVPHTTRPRRDNEVDGQDYHFVVSREQMEKDIQDNKFIEAGQFNDNLYGTSIQSVRAVAERGKHCILDVSGNAIKRLQQSQLYPIAIFIKPKSIEALMEMNRRQTYEQANKIYDKAMKLEQEFGEYFTAIVQGDSLEEIYNKIKQIIEDQSGHYIWVPSPEKL, encoded by the exons GGCCTTGTTTGATTATGACCGGACTCGGGACAGCTGCCTGCCGAGCCAAGGCCTCAGCTTCTCCTATGGTGACATTCTACATGTCATTAACGCCTCTGATGATGAGTGGTGGCAGGCGAGACTGGTGACCCCCCATGGAGAAAGTGAGCAAATTGGTGTGATCCCCAGTAAGAAGAG ggtggaaaagaaagaaagggctcGATTGAAAACCGTGAAGTTTCATGCCAGGACGGGGATGATTGAGTCTAACAGG TCGATCAAAACGAAACGTAAAAAGAGTTTCCGCCTCTCTCGAAAGTTTCCATTTTACAAGAGCAAAGAAAACATGGCCCAGGAGAGCAGCGTACAGGAAC AGGGAGTGACATCCAACACCAGTGACAGCGAAAGCAGTTCCA AAGGACAAGAGGATGCTATTTTGTCATATGAGCCAGTGACACGGCAAGAAA TTCACTATGCAAGGCCTGTCATCATCCTGGGCCCAATGAAGGACAGAGTCAACGATGACCTGATTTCGGAGTTCCCGCATAAATTTGGATCCTGTGTACCAC ATACTACCCGGCCTCGGCGTGATAATGAAGTGGATGGGCAAGACTACCACTTTGTGGTCTCCCGAGAACAGATGGAGAAGGATATTCAGGACAACAAGTTCATCGAGGCAGGCCAATTCAACGATAATCTCTATGGGACCAGCATCCAGTCAGTGAGGGCAGTTGCAGAGAGG GGCAAGCACTGCATCTTAGATGTTTCTGGCAATGCTATCAAGAGGCTGCAGCAGTCACAACTTTACCCCATTGCCATTTTCATCAAGCCCAAGTCCATTGAAGCGCTTAT GGAAATGAACCGACGGCAGACATATGAACAAGCAAATAAGATCTATGACAAAGCCATGAAACTGGAGCAGGAGTTTGGAGAATACTTCACAG CCATTGTACAGGGTGACTCACTGGAAGAGATTtataacaaaatcaaacaaatcaTTGAGGACCAGTCTGGGCACTACATTTGGGTCCCATCCCCTGAAAAACTCTGA